A genomic window from Carassius auratus strain Wakin chromosome 45, ASM336829v1, whole genome shotgun sequence includes:
- the pik3c2g gene encoding phosphatidylinositol 4-phosphate 3-kinase C2 domain-containing subunit gamma isoform X1, with the protein MDPWQDPVFQGWNVLAFPSQEDLDLYTALSESTADQRNQEQDTWSITLIDSAQGSNSRTASLCVSTSQLLSEHGLSRDRFSWSVVWARAAPVHESLLESAELLFNVSVPGLQVELPYRTRLNSTAQELMEAVLVTLDHPSVSGQYLMKLCDSEEYLRSDEILGLCECIQVYQKFALDVPVRMVLKDCIDPALTPDEEDDRQVFHFNQVLDSASAVSIMRSDLQEKLSSYSQAVNQLLRSQCGVGVEKVVECVHAVCEQLCGVSTVDVDEAVVRLQRFAPVTLTPGEMCECETAVVMLHHALLKLLHMFFTNFDLDFRGQEDHPDPPAADVKHSTCMLQLTLTGLYRLLPGWINSYDHLSVSCSLTYCGRNLTEPVVSENISTSLQLGYRIQCNRLLVFPVPVHELPYESMLSFHLLGSKQAKSPELLSWAVLPLFNNRTLVHGTVLLSMCTQVPPVCPPSPALSDGHRQPTGVILQIDFPESGLWRYERAAARPDPVLQSVLCEELQKRVTEVCQKHCLSLLTDNEKAFLWSKRDVCSRTNSYLHLVLGSAPRWKPQNLPDIYSVLERWSPVRVEEALFLLSDEFHDQCVRSVAVLCFQQMCDSELEEFLPQLVQALKMEWEIDGPLVKLLLSRSLHCIRIAQQLYWLLVDALDDWLYRSWMRKVLSALKHCCGRALRHQLQRQSTLVDLLTQVAEKIRSSDKNKRKDVFSRERWQIESFFADGQPCRLPLDPAVEVKGVNIESFKVFNSNAAPIEVSFIPTDPLGQNYSLICKTGDNLRQDMLVLQMVRLLDRMWTHDGLDMRMVTYRCISTGRDQGLVEVVRDAVTLAQIHQEWGLSGALREDTLEKWFHMRNKTREDYEKAVMNFLHSCAGWCVATFILGICDRHNDNIMITHSGHMFHIDFGKIMGNAQKFGSIKRDRTPFVFSPEMQRFITGGGENPQRFHRFVELCCDAYNRLRRRSALVLGVLQLMLTAGMPELKDVQDLKYVHNKLRPHDSELEATSYFTKKIKESMESFPVKLNFLFHNMVQISSTKRPEAPATREISSNSNIQEAVIQKYTVNGKDVTYELKVTIEDGFLVLQKSFAQFEMLHKLLQKHFIESTLPKFPSWYNMSFTAGRKMSLLNKYLKELFEGPCKGNEYVCSLFLDGPDAAVKAETDAHLRPQIQLYLSYKDYKLSVMIKHLKNIKLSNGSCPDAYVVTRLRPDPQDKTKRKTKVVRSNDNPTFNELIEYRNVPNLHGHVLEVTVKSRKTFVAATNVVLGDRVLDQEKWFPLGFSAV; encoded by the exons GACACTTGGAGCATTACTTTAATAGATTCTGCACAAGGCAGTAACAGCAGAACTGCATCGCTCTGTGTGTCAACATCACA ACTGCTCTCAGAACACGGTCTCAGTCGTGACAGGTTTAGCTGGAGCGTGGTGTGGGCCCGAGCGGCTCCTGTGCACGAGTCTCTCCTGGAGTCCGCTGAACTTCTCTTCAATGTGTCCGTGCCCGGTCTGCAGGTGGAGCTGCCGTACAGAACCAGAT TAAACAGCACAGCCCAGGAGCTGATGGAGGCGGTTCTGGTGACTCTAGATCATCCCTCGGTCAGTGGACAATACCTGATGAAACTCTGCGACTCAGAGGAGTATCTCAGAAG TGATGAAATCTTGGGACTGTGTGAATGCATCCAGGTGTATCAGAAGTTTGCTCTGGATGTTCCAGTGAGGATGGTGCTCAAGGACTGCATTGACCCAGCACTGACTCCAGAT GAGGAAGACGACCGCCAGGTGTTTCATTTTAATCAAGTCCTCGACTCTGCCTCTGCAGTCAGCATTATGAG GTCAGATCTGCAGGAGAAGCTGAGCAGCTACAGTCAGGCAGTGAACCAGCTCTTGAGAAGCCAG TGTGGTGTTGGTGTAGAGAAGGTTGTGGAGTGTGTTCATGCGGTGTGTGAGCAGCTGTGTGGCGTCTCGACTGTAGATGTGGACGAGGCTGTCGTCCGGCTCCAGCGCTTCGCTCCTGTCACACTG ACTCCGGGTGAAATGTGTGAGTGTGAAACTG CTGTAGTCATGCTCCATCACGCTCTGCTGAAGCTGCTCCACATGTTCTTCACAAACTTTGATCTGGACTTCAGAGGACAGGAGGACCACCCGGATCCCCCAGCAGCAGATGTCAAGCACAGCACATGCATGCTGCAGCTCACACTGACCGGCCTCTACAGACTGCTGCCCGGCTGGATAAACAG ttaTGATCACTTAAGCGTGAGCTGCTCGCTCACATACTGCGGCAGGAATCTGACTGAACCTGTGGTGTCTGAGAACATCAGCACGTCCCTTCAGCTCGGCTACAGGATCCAGTGCAACCGTCT ATTGGTGTTTCCTGTTCCAGTTCATGAGCTTCCATATGAATCGATGCTGTCTTTTCATCTGCTGGGCTCTAAACAGGCCAAAAGCCCCGAGCTCCTGAGCTGGGCGGTCCTTCCTCTTTTTAACAACAG GACTCTGGTTCACGGCACGGTTCTGCTCAGTATGTGCACACAGGTGCCACCCGTCTGTCCTCCGTCACCAGCGCTGAGCGACGGCCATCGACAGCCCACCGGAGTCATCCTACAG ATTGATTTCCCGGAGTCTGGGCTGTGGAGATATGAGCGAGCGGCGGCTCGGCCCGATCCAGTCCTGCAGTCGGTGCTGTGTGAAGAGCTGCAGAAGAGAGTGACTGAAGTGTGTCAGAAACACTGCCTGTCGCT CTTGACTGACAACGAGAAGGCCTTCCTGTGGAGCAAGCGGGACGTCTGCAGCCGGACGAACTCCTACCTGCACCTGGTGTTGGGCAGCGCGCCGCGGTGGAAACCTCAGAACCTGCCGGATATCTACTCCGTCCTGGAGCGCTGGAGTCCTGTGAGGGTCGAGGAAGCCCTGTTCCTCCTGAGTGATGA GTTTCATGACCAGTGCGTGCGGTCAGTGGCTGTGCTGTGTTTCCAGCAGATGTGTGACAGTGAGCTGGAGGAGTTTCTGCCGCAGCTGGTGCAG GCTCTGAAGATGGAGTGGGAGATCGACGGGCCCTTGGTGAAGCTTCTGCTCTCCAGATCTCTGCACTGCATCCGCATCGCTCAGCAGCTGTACTG GTTACTGGTGGACGCTCTGGACGACTGGCTCTACAGGAGCTGGATGAGGAAGGTTCTGTCGGCGCTGAAGCACTGCTGCGGTCGGGCTCTGAGACACCAGCTCCAGCGTCAGAGCACACTGGTGGATCTTCTCACGCAAGTGGCAGAGAAGATCCGCTCGAGTGACAAGAACAAGAGAAAG GATGTGTTTAGCCGAGAGAGATGGCAGATTGAGAGCTTTTTTGCTGATGGACAGCCCTGCAGGCTTCCGTTAGATCCCGCGGTCGAGGTCAAAGGTGTCAATATTGAG tcTTTTAAGGTTTTTAACTCAAACGCAGCACCTATAGAAGTGTCCTTCATCCCCACTGACCCGCTGGGACAGAACTACAGCCTCATCTGTAAA ACCGGAGATAACCTGCGGCAGGACATGCTGGTGCTGCAGATGGTGCGTCTCCTGGACCGCATGTGGACACACGACGGACTGGACATGAGAATGGTCACATACAGATGCATCTCCACTGGACGAGATCAAG GTTTAGTGGAAGTGGTGCGAGACGCGGTGACGCTGGCGCAGATTCATCAGGAGTGGGGTCTGTCCGGAGCGCTGAGGGAAGACACCTTAGAGAAGTGGTTCCACATGAGGAACAAGACCAGAGAGGACTACGAGAAG GCGGTCATGAACTTCCTTCACTCGTGCGCCGGCTGGTGCGTGGCCACATTCATCCTGGGCATCTGTGACCGCCACAACGACAACATCATGATCACACACAGCGGCCACATGTTCCACATCGACTTCGGCAAGATCATGGGCAATGCGCAGAAGTTCGGCAGCATCAAGAG GGACCGGACGCCCTTCGTCTTCTCTCCAGAGATGCAGCGCTTCATCACGGGCGGCGGAGAGAACCCGCAGCGCTTCCACCGCTTCGTGGAGCTGTGCTGTGACGCGTACAACCGTCTGCGCAGACGCTCGGCTCTGGTGCTCGGTGTGCTGCAGCTG ATGCTGACGGCTGGTATGCCCGAGCTGAAGGACGTCCAGGACCTGAAGTACGTCCACAACAAACTGAGGCCTCATGACTCGGAGCTGGAAGCCACCTCATATTTTACCAA AAAAATCAAAGAGAGCATGGAGAGCTTCCCAGTCAAATTAAACTTCCTCTTCCACAATATGGTGCAGATTTCCTCCACCAAACGTCCAGAAGCGCCGGCTACGAGGGAGATCTCCTCCAACAGCAACATCCAGGAGGCTGTGATCCAGAAATACACCGTCAACGGCAAAGATGTG ACGTACGAGCTGAAGGTGACCATCGAGGACGGATTCCTGGTCCTCCAGAAGAGCTTTGCTCAGTTTGAGATGCTTCACAAGCTCCTGCAGAAGCACTTCATCGAGTCCACGCTGCCCAA GTTCCCGAGCTGGTATAACATGTCCTTCACAGCGGGCAGGAAGATGTCTCTGTTGAACAAGTATCTGAAGGAGCTGTTTGAAGGGCCATGCAAAGGG AATGAATACGTCTGCAGTCTGTTCCTGGACGGACCGGACGCCGCGGTCAAGGCAG AAACAGACGCTCATCTCCGACCGCAGATTCAGCTCTACCTGTCTTACAAAGACTATAAGTTATCTGTGATGATAAAGCATTTGAAAAATATc AAGCTGTCTAACGGCTCGTGTCCGGACGCCTATGTGGTCACACGACTGAGACCCGACCCACAGGACAAGACCAAGAGGAAGACCAAAGTGGTCCGCAGCAATGACAACCCCACATTCAACGAGCTG ATCGAGTACAGGAACGTGCCCAACCTCCACGGACACGTGCTGGAGGTGACGGTGAAGAGCAGGAAGACTTTCGTAGCGGCTACAAACGTGGTTCTGGGAGACAGAGTCCTGGACCAGGAGAAGTGGTTTCCTCTGGGCTTCTCGGCCGTCTGA
- the pik3c2g gene encoding phosphatidylinositol 4-phosphate 3-kinase C2 domain-containing subunit gamma isoform X2 codes for MDPWQDPVFQGWNVLAFPSQEDLDLYTALSESTADQRNQEQDTWSITLIDSAQGSNSRTASLCVSTSQLLSEHGLSRDRFSWSVVWARAAPVHESLLESAELLFNVSVPGLQVELPYRTRLNSTAQELMEAVLVTLDHPSVSGQYLMKLCDSEEYLRSDEILGLCECIQVYQKFALDVPVRMVLKDCIDPALTPDEEDDRQVFHFNQVLDSASAVSIMRSDLQEKLSSYSQAVNQLLRSQCGVGVEKVVECVHAVCEQLCGVSTVDVDEAVVRLQRFAPVTLTPGEMCECETAVVMLHHALLKLLHMFFTNFDLDFRGQEDHPDPPAADVKHSTCMLQLTLTGLYRLLPGWINSYDHLSVSCSLTYCGRNLTEPVVSENISTSLQLGYRIQCNRLLVFPVPVHELPYESMLSFHLLGSKQAKSPELLSWAVLPLFNNRTLVHGTVLLSMCTQVPPVCPPSPALSDGHRQPTGVILQIDFPESGLWRYERAAARPDPVLQSVLCEELQKRVTEVCQKHCLSLLTDNEKAFLWSKRDVCSRTNSYLHLVLGSAPRWKPQNLPDIYSVLERWSPVRVEEALFLLSDEFHDQCVRSVAVLCFQQMCDSELEEFLPQLVQALKMEWEIDGPLVKLLLSRSLHCIRIAQQLYWLLVDALDDWLYRSWMRKVLSALKHCCGRALRHQLQRQSTLVDLLTQVAEKIRSSDKNKRKDVFSRERWQIESFFADGQPCRLPLDPAVEVKGVNIESFKVFNSNAAPIEVSFIPTDPLGQNYSLICKTGDNLRQDMLVLQMVRLLDRMWTHDGLDMRMVTYRCISTGRDQGLVEVVRDAVTLAQIHQEWGLSGALREDTLEKWFHMRNKTREDYEKAVMNFLHSCAGWCVATFILGICDRHNDNIMITHSGHMFHIDFGKIMGNAQKFGSIKRDRTPFVFSPEMQRFITGGGENPQRFHRFVELCCDAYNRLRRRSALVLGVLQLMLTAGMPELKDVQDLKYVHNKLRPHDSELEATSYFTKKIKESMESFPVKLNFLFHNMVQISSTKRPEAPATREISSNSNIQEAVIQKYTVNGKDVTYELKVTIEDGFLVLQKSFAQFEMLHKLLQKHFIESTLPKFPSWYNMSFTAGRKMSLLNKYLKELFEGPCKGNEYVCSLFLDGPDAAVKAETDAHLRPQIQLYLSYKDYKLSVMIKHLKNILSNGSCPDAYVVTRLRPDPQDKTKRKTKVVRSNDNPTFNELIEYRNVPNLHGHVLEVTVKSRKTFVAATNVVLGDRVLDQEKWFPLGFSAV; via the exons GACACTTGGAGCATTACTTTAATAGATTCTGCACAAGGCAGTAACAGCAGAACTGCATCGCTCTGTGTGTCAACATCACA ACTGCTCTCAGAACACGGTCTCAGTCGTGACAGGTTTAGCTGGAGCGTGGTGTGGGCCCGAGCGGCTCCTGTGCACGAGTCTCTCCTGGAGTCCGCTGAACTTCTCTTCAATGTGTCCGTGCCCGGTCTGCAGGTGGAGCTGCCGTACAGAACCAGAT TAAACAGCACAGCCCAGGAGCTGATGGAGGCGGTTCTGGTGACTCTAGATCATCCCTCGGTCAGTGGACAATACCTGATGAAACTCTGCGACTCAGAGGAGTATCTCAGAAG TGATGAAATCTTGGGACTGTGTGAATGCATCCAGGTGTATCAGAAGTTTGCTCTGGATGTTCCAGTGAGGATGGTGCTCAAGGACTGCATTGACCCAGCACTGACTCCAGAT GAGGAAGACGACCGCCAGGTGTTTCATTTTAATCAAGTCCTCGACTCTGCCTCTGCAGTCAGCATTATGAG GTCAGATCTGCAGGAGAAGCTGAGCAGCTACAGTCAGGCAGTGAACCAGCTCTTGAGAAGCCAG TGTGGTGTTGGTGTAGAGAAGGTTGTGGAGTGTGTTCATGCGGTGTGTGAGCAGCTGTGTGGCGTCTCGACTGTAGATGTGGACGAGGCTGTCGTCCGGCTCCAGCGCTTCGCTCCTGTCACACTG ACTCCGGGTGAAATGTGTGAGTGTGAAACTG CTGTAGTCATGCTCCATCACGCTCTGCTGAAGCTGCTCCACATGTTCTTCACAAACTTTGATCTGGACTTCAGAGGACAGGAGGACCACCCGGATCCCCCAGCAGCAGATGTCAAGCACAGCACATGCATGCTGCAGCTCACACTGACCGGCCTCTACAGACTGCTGCCCGGCTGGATAAACAG ttaTGATCACTTAAGCGTGAGCTGCTCGCTCACATACTGCGGCAGGAATCTGACTGAACCTGTGGTGTCTGAGAACATCAGCACGTCCCTTCAGCTCGGCTACAGGATCCAGTGCAACCGTCT ATTGGTGTTTCCTGTTCCAGTTCATGAGCTTCCATATGAATCGATGCTGTCTTTTCATCTGCTGGGCTCTAAACAGGCCAAAAGCCCCGAGCTCCTGAGCTGGGCGGTCCTTCCTCTTTTTAACAACAG GACTCTGGTTCACGGCACGGTTCTGCTCAGTATGTGCACACAGGTGCCACCCGTCTGTCCTCCGTCACCAGCGCTGAGCGACGGCCATCGACAGCCCACCGGAGTCATCCTACAG ATTGATTTCCCGGAGTCTGGGCTGTGGAGATATGAGCGAGCGGCGGCTCGGCCCGATCCAGTCCTGCAGTCGGTGCTGTGTGAAGAGCTGCAGAAGAGAGTGACTGAAGTGTGTCAGAAACACTGCCTGTCGCT CTTGACTGACAACGAGAAGGCCTTCCTGTGGAGCAAGCGGGACGTCTGCAGCCGGACGAACTCCTACCTGCACCTGGTGTTGGGCAGCGCGCCGCGGTGGAAACCTCAGAACCTGCCGGATATCTACTCCGTCCTGGAGCGCTGGAGTCCTGTGAGGGTCGAGGAAGCCCTGTTCCTCCTGAGTGATGA GTTTCATGACCAGTGCGTGCGGTCAGTGGCTGTGCTGTGTTTCCAGCAGATGTGTGACAGTGAGCTGGAGGAGTTTCTGCCGCAGCTGGTGCAG GCTCTGAAGATGGAGTGGGAGATCGACGGGCCCTTGGTGAAGCTTCTGCTCTCCAGATCTCTGCACTGCATCCGCATCGCTCAGCAGCTGTACTG GTTACTGGTGGACGCTCTGGACGACTGGCTCTACAGGAGCTGGATGAGGAAGGTTCTGTCGGCGCTGAAGCACTGCTGCGGTCGGGCTCTGAGACACCAGCTCCAGCGTCAGAGCACACTGGTGGATCTTCTCACGCAAGTGGCAGAGAAGATCCGCTCGAGTGACAAGAACAAGAGAAAG GATGTGTTTAGCCGAGAGAGATGGCAGATTGAGAGCTTTTTTGCTGATGGACAGCCCTGCAGGCTTCCGTTAGATCCCGCGGTCGAGGTCAAAGGTGTCAATATTGAG tcTTTTAAGGTTTTTAACTCAAACGCAGCACCTATAGAAGTGTCCTTCATCCCCACTGACCCGCTGGGACAGAACTACAGCCTCATCTGTAAA ACCGGAGATAACCTGCGGCAGGACATGCTGGTGCTGCAGATGGTGCGTCTCCTGGACCGCATGTGGACACACGACGGACTGGACATGAGAATGGTCACATACAGATGCATCTCCACTGGACGAGATCAAG GTTTAGTGGAAGTGGTGCGAGACGCGGTGACGCTGGCGCAGATTCATCAGGAGTGGGGTCTGTCCGGAGCGCTGAGGGAAGACACCTTAGAGAAGTGGTTCCACATGAGGAACAAGACCAGAGAGGACTACGAGAAG GCGGTCATGAACTTCCTTCACTCGTGCGCCGGCTGGTGCGTGGCCACATTCATCCTGGGCATCTGTGACCGCCACAACGACAACATCATGATCACACACAGCGGCCACATGTTCCACATCGACTTCGGCAAGATCATGGGCAATGCGCAGAAGTTCGGCAGCATCAAGAG GGACCGGACGCCCTTCGTCTTCTCTCCAGAGATGCAGCGCTTCATCACGGGCGGCGGAGAGAACCCGCAGCGCTTCCACCGCTTCGTGGAGCTGTGCTGTGACGCGTACAACCGTCTGCGCAGACGCTCGGCTCTGGTGCTCGGTGTGCTGCAGCTG ATGCTGACGGCTGGTATGCCCGAGCTGAAGGACGTCCAGGACCTGAAGTACGTCCACAACAAACTGAGGCCTCATGACTCGGAGCTGGAAGCCACCTCATATTTTACCAA AAAAATCAAAGAGAGCATGGAGAGCTTCCCAGTCAAATTAAACTTCCTCTTCCACAATATGGTGCAGATTTCCTCCACCAAACGTCCAGAAGCGCCGGCTACGAGGGAGATCTCCTCCAACAGCAACATCCAGGAGGCTGTGATCCAGAAATACACCGTCAACGGCAAAGATGTG ACGTACGAGCTGAAGGTGACCATCGAGGACGGATTCCTGGTCCTCCAGAAGAGCTTTGCTCAGTTTGAGATGCTTCACAAGCTCCTGCAGAAGCACTTCATCGAGTCCACGCTGCCCAA GTTCCCGAGCTGGTATAACATGTCCTTCACAGCGGGCAGGAAGATGTCTCTGTTGAACAAGTATCTGAAGGAGCTGTTTGAAGGGCCATGCAAAGGG AATGAATACGTCTGCAGTCTGTTCCTGGACGGACCGGACGCCGCGGTCAAGGCAG AAACAGACGCTCATCTCCGACCGCAGATTCAGCTCTACCTGTCTTACAAAGACTATAAGTTATCTGTGATGATAAAGCATTTGAAAAATATc CTGTCTAACGGCTCGTGTCCGGACGCCTATGTGGTCACACGACTGAGACCCGACCCACAGGACAAGACCAAGAGGAAGACCAAAGTGGTCCGCAGCAATGACAACCCCACATTCAACGAGCTG ATCGAGTACAGGAACGTGCCCAACCTCCACGGACACGTGCTGGAGGTGACGGTGAAGAGCAGGAAGACTTTCGTAGCGGCTACAAACGTGGTTCTGGGAGACAGAGTCCTGGACCAGGAGAAGTGGTTTCCTCTGGGCTTCTCGGCCGTCTGA